A section of the Paenibacillus odorifer genome encodes:
- a CDS encoding polysaccharide deacetylase family protein: MIRKLGFAADDRLLIINADDFGITKGTNEAIVNLFEGKAITSTSIMMPCTESSDAMKIINWKGIKNIGIHLTLTSGEKYPYQPVFKEKILSSLITDEGYFHQDATLLERNAADDEIRIELESQIQSAIVQDIDPTHLDSHGGSIMGLYTGRDFLEIIFDLCEKYRLPFNLPIRILEQPFFNNDQLRLFQKRISSAKERGIFLIDDIISLPYCFYPAAEYSKMKMRLTELLKNLKPGITQLTIHPSKITDQLIAMTKCYTERELEYLLLNDIEIKQLIINEEIKLISWKDIRDLQRCI; the protein is encoded by the coding sequence ATGATTCGAAAATTAGGCTTTGCGGCTGACGACCGTCTGTTAATAATTAATGCCGACGATTTCGGAATAACTAAAGGAACTAATGAAGCTATTGTTAACTTATTTGAAGGAAAAGCTATAACATCTACATCTATTATGATGCCTTGCACAGAATCAAGTGACGCTATGAAGATAATTAATTGGAAAGGAATAAAGAATATTGGAATTCATCTAACGCTAACGAGCGGCGAGAAATATCCGTATCAACCAGTATTCAAAGAAAAAATCTTGAGTAGCTTAATTACGGATGAAGGGTATTTTCATCAAGATGCCACTCTTCTGGAAAGAAACGCTGCTGATGACGAGATTAGAATAGAGTTAGAATCGCAAATCCAAAGTGCAATCGTACAAGACATTGATCCAACTCATCTGGATAGTCATGGGGGGAGTATTATGGGGTTATACACTGGGCGAGATTTTTTAGAAATAATATTTGATTTGTGTGAAAAGTACCGCTTACCCTTTAATTTACCTATTAGGATATTAGAACAACCCTTTTTTAATAATGATCAGTTGAGATTGTTTCAAAAAAGAATTTCTTCAGCAAAAGAAAGGGGGATTTTCTTAATCGATGATATAATTTCTCTTCCTTACTGTTTTTACCCTGCTGCGGAATATAGCAAAATGAAAATGAGATTAACTGAATTGTTAAAGAATTTAAAACCTGGAATAACACAGTTAACTATACATCCATCTAAAATAACAGATCAATTAATAGCAATGACGAAATGTTATACAGAAAGAGAATTGGAATATCTTCTTCTAAATGATATTGAAATTAAGCAATTGATTATCAATGAGGAGATTAAACTTATTTCGTGGAAAGACATACGTGATTTACAAAGATGTATTTAG
- a CDS encoding ABC transporter substrate-binding protein, whose protein sequence is MNKVKHLALSLVAIMLVGSLAACGGNNAENNNTSNKNTGNNAASTSEPTKDEGTEPAEKIELSFWTLGNVNYEDLAKEYTKEHPNITIKVQNTGDQTAHHNNLTTALSAGSGAPDIFQLEIGFMERFINAQDKFYNLNDLGAKDIQANYLDWKWKQASSVDGSFQLGLPTDIGPTVVYYRTDLAEEAGLPSDSEGFGAAIDTWDKFAAVAKAFKEKTGKPFVDLTDLTFNALRDQSADEIYFSKADGSFIGNTNPQVKKAYDFTVKGIQEGWISNVMLWSPEWGQGMNDGSFAVVMGPAWMAGNVKSNAPDSSGKWKIAQLPEGAGNWGGSFLTLPKEGKHSKEAYDFIAWMDNKENQLESFKTKGLMPSIPALYEDPAFVDFKDDFFGGQQTAVEFGKAANRVKPVYYGPLHDQTDTFFKNALKNVLEKKADPTKEWNEAVKQAKTLAERS, encoded by the coding sequence ATGAATAAAGTAAAACACTTGGCGCTATCGTTAGTCGCTATCATGCTCGTAGGTTCACTGGCAGCATGCGGAGGCAACAACGCCGAGAACAACAACACATCGAACAAAAATACAGGTAACAACGCAGCAAGCACTAGTGAACCCACTAAAGATGAGGGTACAGAACCGGCTGAGAAAATCGAACTTTCTTTCTGGACGCTGGGCAACGTGAACTACGAGGATTTAGCGAAGGAGTACACTAAGGAACATCCAAACATTACGATAAAAGTACAAAATACCGGTGACCAAACCGCTCACCATAATAATTTGACCACTGCTTTGTCGGCCGGATCGGGTGCACCTGATATTTTCCAACTTGAAATCGGTTTCATGGAACGTTTCATCAACGCTCAGGACAAGTTCTATAACCTGAATGATCTGGGTGCCAAAGATATTCAAGCCAACTATCTGGATTGGAAATGGAAACAAGCATCTTCCGTAGATGGCAGCTTCCAGCTGGGTCTTCCAACAGATATCGGCCCAACGGTCGTATATTACCGCACAGATTTGGCTGAAGAGGCTGGACTGCCAAGTGATTCCGAAGGATTCGGCGCTGCTATTGATACTTGGGATAAGTTCGCAGCTGTTGCCAAAGCTTTCAAAGAAAAAACAGGCAAACCATTTGTAGACCTTACGGATCTTACCTTTAATGCTTTGCGTGACCAATCTGCTGATGAAATCTATTTCAGCAAAGCTGATGGCAGCTTTATTGGAAATACCAATCCGCAAGTCAAAAAAGCTTATGATTTCACGGTTAAAGGTATTCAAGAAGGCTGGATCAGCAATGTTATGCTCTGGTCTCCTGAATGGGGTCAAGGTATGAACGACGGTTCATTTGCAGTAGTTATGGGACCAGCTTGGATGGCAGGAAATGTTAAGAGTAATGCTCCAGACTCCTCTGGGAAATGGAAAATTGCTCAGCTCCCTGAAGGTGCTGGTAACTGGGGTGGCTCGTTCCTGACGCTGCCAAAAGAAGGCAAACACTCGAAAGAAGCTTATGACTTTATCGCATGGATGGATAACAAGGAAAACCAACTGGAATCTTTCAAAACCAAAGGACTTATGCCTTCCATTCCTGCCCTGTATGAAGATCCTGCATTCGTAGATTTCAAAGATGATTTCTTCGGTGGACAACAAACCGCTGTAGAATTCGGTAAAGCAGCAAACCGGGTAAAACCTGTATACTACGGTCCGCTTCATGACCAAACCGATACTTTCTTCAAAAACGCATTGAAAAATGTGTTGGAGAAAAAAGCAGATCCGACCAAAGAATGGAACGAAGCAGTAAAACAAGCGAAAACATTGGCTGAACGCAGCTAA
- a CDS encoding carbohydrate ABC transporter permease, with the protein MAQPVISSPHAESKRRFLTEQRRSRITAYTFISPFFILFSIFGLYPIFFTIYLSFFKWDALNPMKFVGWKNYDLVTSDPTFWISFSNTLIMGLMGTVPQILLALLIAVLLNSAMTRFKKTFRVLFFMPNITSIVAVTLVFSTLFGNNGMINWILNGLGLDSMAFNSGWWGVKIAISTMVMWRWTGYNAIIFLSGLQSIPTDLYEAARIDGANRRQQLTFITLPLLKPFIVFVTLLSTIGALQLFTEPYVFLGQAGTGSTRQEGITMVTYLYSEAFRNGFFGTAAATAVLLFLVTIIFSVLNMLVSNRMGGDTGGGKA; encoded by the coding sequence ATGGCACAACCTGTTATTTCAAGTCCGCATGCCGAGAGCAAGCGCCGCTTTTTAACTGAACAAAGAAGGAGCCGCATCACTGCGTACACATTTATTTCGCCCTTTTTTATTCTGTTCTCGATATTTGGACTATATCCGATCTTTTTCACGATCTATCTCTCGTTCTTTAAATGGGATGCCCTGAATCCTATGAAATTTGTAGGGTGGAAAAACTATGATCTGGTCACAAGTGATCCGACTTTCTGGATTTCTTTTAGCAACACCTTAATTATGGGGCTTATGGGTACTGTTCCACAGATATTACTAGCTCTATTGATTGCTGTTTTGCTGAATTCAGCGATGACTCGCTTTAAGAAGACTTTCCGGGTTTTATTTTTTATGCCTAATATTACGTCTATCGTTGCGGTTACGCTCGTGTTCAGTACACTGTTTGGCAACAACGGAATGATCAACTGGATTCTAAACGGCTTGGGATTAGATAGTATGGCCTTCAACTCTGGTTGGTGGGGCGTTAAAATCGCGATTTCTACGATGGTAATGTGGCGCTGGACGGGGTATAATGCCATTATTTTTCTATCAGGATTGCAAAGCATCCCTACGGATCTATATGAAGCGGCTCGTATTGATGGTGCGAACAGAAGACAACAGCTAACCTTTATAACGTTACCGCTATTGAAGCCATTCATTGTATTTGTTACCTTGCTTTCTACTATAGGTGCCTTGCAGCTGTTCACTGAGCCTTATGTATTTTTGGGCCAAGCGGGAACTGGATCTACACGTCAGGAAGGAATCACTATGGTTACTTATTTGTATAGCGAAGCATTCCGCAACGGATTTTTTGGTACGGCAGCAGCTACGGCAGTCTTGCTGTTCCTGGTCACGATTATTTTCTCTGTCCTCAATATGCTGGTCTCAAATCGCATGGGTGGAGATACGGGAGGGGGTAAAGCGTGA
- a CDS encoding carbohydrate ABC transporter permease, whose protein sequence is MSTLRVFKKDPDDLGIIGKLGFYLLLIVGALVSIFPFYWMFVVGTNDRGAVFHVPPLLTVGDQFFENFQRVLDKTDFFQALGNSLFVSSMVTISVVFFCTLAGYAFAKYEFPFKNFLFYFVIATLFVPQQLGVLPTYVIMAKLHWIDSFKALIVPAMVNAFGIFWMRQYITTAVHTELIEAGRIDGGGHFRIFWNIAIPVITPAMATLGILNFMTVWNDFFWPLVVLKNQEHFTIQIALQQLFSNRDGLDYGMIMSATFTATLPLLIVFLLFSRWVIAGLTSGAIKS, encoded by the coding sequence GTGAGTACGCTGCGTGTATTTAAAAAAGATCCGGATGATCTAGGGATCATCGGCAAGTTAGGATTTTATCTATTGCTGATTGTTGGTGCGCTCGTGTCCATCTTTCCTTTTTACTGGATGTTTGTAGTTGGCACTAATGACAGAGGCGCAGTATTCCATGTGCCACCTTTACTTACGGTTGGAGACCAATTTTTTGAGAATTTCCAGCGGGTACTGGACAAAACAGACTTCTTTCAAGCCTTGGGCAACTCTTTATTTGTCTCATCTATGGTTACAATATCAGTCGTGTTTTTCTGTACACTGGCAGGTTATGCCTTTGCCAAATATGAATTTCCGTTTAAAAATTTTCTGTTCTACTTTGTAATTGCTACATTATTTGTGCCTCAGCAGCTTGGTGTATTACCTACTTACGTAATTATGGCCAAGCTCCACTGGATTGACTCTTTCAAGGCACTTATTGTCCCAGCGATGGTTAATGCCTTCGGGATCTTCTGGATGCGGCAGTATATCACTACAGCTGTACATACGGAATTGATTGAAGCAGGTCGGATCGATGGCGGCGGACATTTCCGGATCTTCTGGAACATCGCTATCCCGGTCATTACTCCAGCTATGGCAACACTAGGTATACTGAATTTTATGACCGTTTGGAATGACTTCTTCTGGCCTTTAGTGGTACTGAAGAATCAAGAGCATTTCACAATTCAAATTGCGCTCCAGCAGCTGTTCTCCAATCGCGATGGTCTAGACTACGGAATGATCATGTCAGCAACATTTACGGCAACCTTGCCACTGCTGATTGTATTCCTGTTATTTAGCCGCTGGGTGATTGCTGGACTTACTTCTGGAGCTATTAAGAGCTGA
- a CDS encoding cache domain-containing sensor histidine kinase, with the protein MKLRRKILFAIILLVFIPVILMGIVTYVNFSNAMEKKSSNFYWISLLETDRKLKFALSEITSITNSKITQPVVQQSLKQKNFVITYDRKQELSSYLIDHPMITSFSFYSKDRLIYQYNASMSFEDLKRQSWFDAMEGAEGRPVWSGPGENGSEISGNPVLVQARVIKDSYSLEDIGYLVVNVKPDLLDQIFWEAATLKKGDILLVNKLGNIVFNKSGEHIGQRTDFPFLQNDYAKEHDYYIDNYQGEKSLITFLPSHNAAWYLVAITPMNLISSESVSIRNIAIILSTVSLLSAILFDRYFVRRLVHSINSAVNGMKRVKQGIFTPITTPYRADDESDLLIDGFNRMSTQINELLVQVETEQGRKKEAEMQALMAQINPHFIYNSLESINSMAVLQGNKDISKMVISLGKLLRISISQNQELIPLHMEFEHVRHYLDIQKFRFEDKFSYIIDLSDGLKTFMTQKLIVQPIVENALYHAIEQMEDPGIIEITAYEMGTDMIIIVKDNGPGFDLAKMMSLWDNEGSAQKKYSDSGVGLKNVHERLNIRFGSPYGILVCSSPGFGSTIRIRIPKILP; encoded by the coding sequence ATGAAACTCCGCCGTAAAATCTTGTTCGCTATTATTCTTCTCGTCTTTATTCCGGTTATTCTGATGGGGATCGTCACTTACGTTAATTTTTCTAATGCAATGGAGAAAAAATCAAGCAACTTCTACTGGATTTCACTGCTTGAAACGGATCGAAAGCTTAAATTCGCGCTTAGTGAAATCACCTCGATCACGAATTCAAAAATTACGCAGCCGGTTGTTCAGCAATCACTGAAGCAGAAGAACTTTGTAATCACTTATGATCGAAAGCAGGAGCTTAGCAGTTATCTTATTGATCATCCGATGATTACTTCATTTAGTTTTTATAGTAAAGATCGTTTAATTTATCAATACAATGCATCGATGTCCTTTGAGGACTTGAAGAGACAAAGCTGGTTTGACGCGATGGAGGGCGCCGAAGGGCGGCCCGTGTGGTCAGGACCGGGAGAAAATGGCTCGGAGATCTCCGGCAATCCGGTACTTGTACAAGCAAGAGTAATCAAAGATTCATATTCTCTCGAAGATATCGGATATCTGGTTGTTAATGTAAAACCTGATTTATTGGATCAGATTTTCTGGGAAGCAGCAACCCTCAAGAAGGGAGATATTTTGCTGGTCAACAAGCTAGGAAATATTGTTTTTAATAAATCCGGTGAACATATTGGACAACGCACAGATTTCCCCTTTTTACAAAATGATTATGCTAAAGAACATGACTATTACATCGACAACTATCAGGGGGAAAAATCACTTATAACCTTCCTACCTTCTCATAATGCAGCCTGGTATTTAGTAGCCATTACACCTATGAATCTAATCTCGTCAGAATCTGTATCCATCCGGAATATTGCGATTATTTTAAGTACTGTTTCGCTGTTGTCCGCCATTTTGTTCGACCGCTATTTCGTACGGAGGCTCGTTCATAGTATTAATAGTGCGGTTAACGGGATGAAGCGGGTGAAGCAGGGGATATTTACACCGATCACTACACCCTATCGTGCTGATGATGAAAGTGATTTGCTGATTGATGGCTTTAATCGGATGAGCACGCAGATCAATGAGCTGCTTGTGCAGGTGGAGACTGAGCAGGGACGTAAGAAGGAAGCAGAAATGCAAGCGCTAATGGCGCAGATTAACCCTCATTTTATTTATAATTCACTTGAATCGATTAATTCGATGGCAGTGCTGCAAGGCAATAAAGATATTAGCAAAATGGTCATCTCACTCGGCAAGCTGCTGCGAATCAGCATCAGTCAGAATCAGGAGCTGATTCCGCTGCATATGGAGTTCGAGCATGTCCGTCATTATTTGGATATCCAGAAGTTTCGTTTTGAAGATAAATTCTCGTATATCATAGATCTTTCGGATGGTCTTAAGACGTTCATGACACAAAAGCTGATCGTTCAGCCGATTGTAGAGAATGCGCTGTATCATGCGATTGAGCAGATGGAGGACCCAGGGATCATTGAGATTACGGCCTATGAAATGGGCACGGATATGATCATTATCGTAAAAGATAACGGCCCCGGCTTTGACCTTGCCAAGATGATGAGTCTTTGGGATAACGAGGGAAGTGCTCAGAAGAAATACAGTGATAGCG